The following DNA comes from Chitinophaga nivalis.
GCTGCAACCGGGCCTTATCGTAACATTGTAGTTGCGGGTGACCCTACAGATCCCCATAATCCGTCAGATACGGTGATTTTGAATGAAACACAGATTAATCTGGGGATTATTAAAACTATTGTTGAACCAGCGCCATATGCAACGGGACAGCGAATCACGTATAAAATTATGGTGCATAATAGCGGCCCGGGAGATGCAACAGGGGTAATAGTGAAAGATGTGTTGGTCATGGCATTGGCAGATCCGAAAAATATAACAGTTGATGCTGGTATAGCGTCTTATGATCCATTAACCAGGACATTAAGCTGGCGTATTGGTGCACTGAATGCTGGTGCTTACACCACATTGACTATGGTTAGCATGTTTAATAATGAGGGAGATATTGATAATATGGCAGTTGTTTCAGGTAATGAAAATGATATTGATCCCGCTGATAATACATCAGTTGTAAAGGCGAAAGTAACAGGAGGGCTGTTTATTCCGAATACTATTACACCGAACGGAGACGGAAAGAATGATAAATTTGTAATTCCTGGCTTGGAAAAATATCCCGGTAGCAGGCTTGAAATTTATAATAGATGGGGAAATCAGGTGTATATCAGTAACAACTACGGAAATAATTGGGATGGCTATGGCTTGAATGAAGGGACTTACTTTTATATATTAAATCTGAAAACACCAATCGGAATAATTCCGTACAGCGGATGGATATTGTTGGTGAGGTAGAAGCGGCTTTTTCTTTTACCATAAAAAGGTAAATTATACAAAATGAATCTGAGAAGATAGAATATAGGATACAGTAAACAAATTCAGATTTACTGTATCCTATATTTTTTATTATACTTTACATAGGTAAACCATCATTTTTTCGCAGACCTCAGCCAATTTCTGCATGGAGGTATGACCAGGTATATATATGGTGGATAGTATGCACCCTATGTGTATTAAAGTATCGTAAGTTATCAATTAATACGTACTACCATTACGACAGCTGCTTAAAAGCCAGCCCGAAGATAATAACGGCGATGGATATATGAAATTGTCATTTATATAAGAAGGCCGTTTAAGCGAACATTTTCGGGCTCGGAAACAGGAAGCGTTTGTATCAGTTTTTAGAAGAAGTACTTATTCAGTACTTACTTTTAGTGAAAGCTCATTCCGCATAAACCAGGTAGAATCGCCCACATAACAAACTTCCTGCTTACGGGAAAAGGATGTTTTACCAATCCGATAAGTAAAACGGAATAGAGCCTCTCTATCATTATCAACCCCTTTCCGCTCTGTCACAAACGTCAGGGTTCCTTCGGGCAATAATGTGCGGGCTTTAACATTTTCTCCGTCGATCGTCTGCCCTTTATTGGTAATCGCAATAACCTGGAGGTTATCATGTGAGGGTTCTTTGGGATAAGAAGTTTTAAAATTGTAGGAACCGGTTCCTTTTACTGAAACTGTTACGGTTAGCGCTGTTGGGATGGATACCAGTTTTTGGGTACTGTAATCCCGGTAGATGAGCGAGCCACTCCAGTTTTTACCGGTTAATCCGTCAAGATCATTAGATTTAAGTCTGGTATTGGTTTGATATAATGTTATCATGAACATTAATGTAATTAGCGGGAATTTCATATTAGCTGTTTTGTGTTATTGTTTTAATGTTGCTTCTGTTTCCACTATGGCAATGCCTTTATAGGTTTTTCCGTTATTGTCTTTTGCAATTACATACCAAAGTGCATCACCTGGATAAATTTTGTTTCCGTAACGGTAGTTTTTTACAAACAAATAGAGCCGGTGTTGCTTAAGTATTCCATCCTTACAACTGAATTCTTTTGCAAACTCTTGCCGGTCTAATTTTATATTGGGGATCCAGCCTTTATTGGCCGACCAGATATAACTGCCGGCAGCGATGACTTCCAAATCAGCCATCATTGTTTTTACGCTGGTATTATGTTTCCATATGTACTTACCGGGGAATCCAATGGTGTCATCATTTAACATGGGATAAACCGGTGTTGGAGAATGGTAAAGTAAAATAGCTGTAGGAATATTTCTCAGGTCATCAGGGAGAATTCTGGAGCGATCGGTCCATGAAACCTGTGCCAATGCGGGTAGGTGGCAGACTAGCACAAATATCCCCCCCATGCAATAACTCAATCGTTGTTTTCTGGTCATAATTTTTTTTTGGTTAGGAGGCAAAAATGGCTTTTCCTGCTGTTGAAGGAGGTTCAAAATCAGTTTGGGACGTCTCAAATACCGTATATGGTACCTGTTTCAGGCAGAAAATGGGCTGCTAGATAAAAATAAAGGAGTTTATGGCTGCATTTGCAATAGGGGGAAAGTTGGATGCCTGCGGTAAGTCAAAAGGGCAGGGGGGATGAAAAATAAGCCACTTAGCTATTGAATTCGGAGGGAGCCATACCGGTAAGTTCCTTAAAAATGCGGTTGAAGGTAGATTTGGAATTGAACCCTGCATCCATTGCTATGGACATGATGGTTGTTCTTTCCAGATTGGCGGGAGTTAGTTTTCGTTTAACCTCTTCAACCCGATACCCATTTACAAAATCATTAAAGGATTTTTTGAAACCAGCATTAATATGACGGGAAACAACCTTCGGATTTAGTTTGATAGCTTGAGCAAGCTCAATCAATGTTAAACCCGGGTTAAGATATAATTGTTGTTTTTCCATGGCCTCCCGGATTTTGTTCAATATTTCGGGGTCTGGTTCAAATAATGTCTTTGCATCTTCTGCCGCCTGTTTATCAGCCACCTCATAGGTTATTCCGGTCAGATTTGATTGCCGTATTCCAGCGACACCAAGAACAAGCGCTGTAATTCCCAGTATTTCTACTGAATAGTCGTAATCAAAATATAAACCCTTCCAATCTCTTAGCAGCATCTCAATAAACCATTGCGAACATAAAATCATTAATATAATTAATAGCGTTTTGAGCCAGTTCAGCTTTATTTTTGATAATTCTGAGAAATTATTTTGTAGCCATCGTTGGTAACGCAGCAACAAACGGACTGACATAAACAAGTAAATACTAAGGGAGATCCAACTGCCGTCAAATTCAATCCTGTAACTGTATGGTTGGTGAACGTTTTCCCAGTACCATTCTTTAAAAGAGAGCGTGCAAAAGGCCAATATAAGATACAATACAAACTGTAAAGCAACTGGAATAAAATGTAGCAGGTGTATCCGCCTGAATTTAAAATCCTGATTCACCAGGCACCGGACATAGAAATAGAGTAAAGGGCCAAAACCAAATGAATAAAAAATTGGCATAAAATAAAGCGCCGGTCTTTGATCATAAATTCCGGCAATTCTCATAAAATGATCTGTCAAACCCAATGCGATGGAAAGGATCAATGTAGCCAGCAGTCGGTTAGAAAGCTTGTTGTATTTTGCGAAAAATAATAAGCCGGCAGCAAAAACAGATTGCGAAATGATCATTGCCAATAATGCAACGATACCGGTGAAGCATATCTGCATATTCTTAGATTAAGCATTCAAAAAATATAAGTGGTCTAATAAATGTTGTCGGAACAAAACAGCATATCAGCGTGGCATGTAATATATGTTATTCCTCCATGATTTTAAGAAGTACCGGGTAACTATACGCTTTATAATTCGGGAAGTACTGAATTGGCTTCCAGTGTAGCTTATATATGCACGAAGGGTATCTTATCGTGATCACAACAGTAGTGCAAATGATGGGATGCCTGGATGAAGGATATAAACCTGGAGAATTGCATTATTCAGGCTAAGGCTTCCCCGCGATTTGGAGCGGATGCTATCCATAAGTTGAAAAATATAACTGATGACCTGGGCGCTATTACCAATATCAATCAAGATAAGTTGATGCAAAGTGCTTTCGAAGTAAAATGCCCGTACAATAACATCCGCTCGCTGATAAGGGAACATCTCACCTACACCAGACCATTTAATCGTCGCAGCTAACCCTTACAGTCCCTTTTATGTATCGTAACCGTCTCGTTGCTATAATCGGTCTAAACACCCTGTCATATACAAAAGACGACAACTCCACCATGCTATTCCCGCTAATCAGCCGGTACCGCCATTTCATCTTTACAGGCAACATTAACATATCATGTAACACCATAGCAGTTGCTTCTTCTAATTTCATCTTGTAGAAAGAAGAGACAAAGTATATAACGACAGTCCGTCCTGCATTCCAACTCAACAAAATATCCAATCGCCTTGTTATGATATAACCTTTAAAACCCTCCGCTATGCATACCATTAATTTTTTCTCTGAATCTTATCAGAAAGATCCTTATTTCTATTACAAGCATATGCATAAAGAGCAGCCGCTATTTTTCCATGAGCCTACACAAAGCTACGTGCTCAGCAGATTTGAAGATGTGGAAAGAGCCTTGAAAGATCCTGTATTTTCATCCCGCAATTATGCATGGCAGGTAGAGCCACTTCATGGGGTAACCTTTATCCAGCTCGATGGAAAAGAACATTCCCGGCAACGTAATTTTGTAGCGCCGGCGCTGCGGGGAAAAGAACTGATGGAACAATCCACTACCATCATACAAGACATCGCCACCAGACTCCTGAATAAATTGAAAGGGAAAAGTCAGGCTGATTTGAGAATGGAGTTCACTAACATATTTGCACTTAAAGTCGTCATGAGTTTATTGGGGTTGCCCGATGAAGACACTTCTCTTTTCTACAAATGGTACAACTCCTTCGCAGTATATTTTGAAGACCTCAGTGGCAATCCGGAAATACTGCAAGAAGCACTGCGCGATAGAGATCAATTTCATATCTATCTAAGCCGGATCATCGACGAGCGAACAGATGACCCTCAGCATGGAAGCGATATATTGTCCACATTATGCAATACCATCGTTGATGGGAAAAGAATGGATAAACTGGAAATAATGGGATTCTGTGGCGTACTAATGCAGGCCGGTGCAGAAACAACGGATAAGGGACTGGCCAGTCTCTTCCGGAACCTGTTAATGCATCCGGACCAGTTTACGCAACTGCTACAGGATCGTAGCCTGATAGACAGAGCCATTACAGAGTCACTAAGATATACACCTCCTCTCAGTATGATATTAAGGGTCACCAATGAAAAGGTACAGGTATCAGGTGGGGAAATACCTGCCAACGCTACCGTGACGTGCTTGTTGGCAGCGGCCAATCGTGATGAAACACAATTTAAAGACCCGGACAAATTCAATATATTCCGCGAAGAACTGGATACTAAAACCACTTTTACCGCTGCCAGA
Coding sequences within:
- a CDS encoding helix-turn-helix domain-containing protein; translation: MQICFTGIVALLAMIISQSVFAAGLLFFAKYNKLSNRLLATLILSIALGLTDHFMRIAGIYDQRPALYFMPIFYSFGFGPLLYFYVRCLVNQDFKFRRIHLLHFIPVALQFVLYLILAFCTLSFKEWYWENVHQPYSYRIEFDGSWISLSIYLFMSVRLLLRYQRWLQNNFSELSKIKLNWLKTLLIILMILCSQWFIEMLLRDWKGLYFDYDYSVEILGITALVLGVAGIRQSNLTGITYEVADKQAAEDAKTLFEPDPEILNKIREAMEKQQLYLNPGLTLIELAQAIKLNPKVVSRHINAGFKKSFNDFVNGYRVEEVKRKLTPANLERTTIMSIAMDAGFNSKSTFNRIFKELTGMAPSEFNS
- a CDS encoding cytochrome P450, whose product is MHTINFFSESYQKDPYFYYKHMHKEQPLFFHEPTQSYVLSRFEDVERALKDPVFSSRNYAWQVEPLHGVTFIQLDGKEHSRQRNFVAPALRGKELMEQSTTIIQDIATRLLNKLKGKSQADLRMEFTNIFALKVVMSLLGLPDEDTSLFYKWYNSFAVYFEDLSGNPEILQEALRDRDQFHIYLSRIIDERTDDPQHGSDILSTLCNTIVDGKRMDKLEIMGFCGVLMQAGAETTDKGLASLFRNLLMHPDQFTQLLQDRSLIDRAITESLRYTPPLSMILRVTNEKVQVSGGEIPANATVTCLLAAANRDETQFKDPDKFNIFREELDTKTTFTAARNMATFGFGRHFCIGAQLAKLEMQVAVEAILNDLQDMQFATDDIPTEIGLFTRYPENLKIKFKPFE